From the Telopea speciosissima isolate NSW1024214 ecotype Mountain lineage chromosome 9, Tspe_v1, whole genome shotgun sequence genome, the window AAGCCTCTACTGGCAGAGTATGAGGCATCCTCATATTGGGTGCAAGTGaagaataatttaaaattcACAAGTCAAATTTAATTGTGCACTAGTTCAAGGAAATGAGAGTAAGCTGAAAAAGTTTGTGCTCGAACATTCACAGAAATAGATTTTCAGTGGAGAATTTCATCAAACACCTCCTAATCGCTATTCaagaatcaataaaaacatTACACATTGAAGATACGACAACtatatgtaaaataaaaatgaaaatattatgGGGAAAACATCAATTTTGCTCCAAACTAAAGATAACCCAGTCTACCATTGGAAATAGCATTAGTTCATTCATTATCTTTATCTTGATCCTCATACCACTTTATTGCAACCGAATAGAATGAATGTCGCTTGTGGGTTTCTAAGATCAAGAGAGACACGGAATAACAGACAAGTACAAAACCAATCTGCAGAAAATGGCGAAGAGCTTACAAACTAGAACAAAAAACAAGTACGTGAAACGGCACCATTGGATTTTCATAGGCAAAATGAACAGAAAATAACAAGAGAGAAACTCACAATCACAAGTAGAAAATTGTTGGAATCACGCCGTGGCTTCCCGTGGCTCAGGACAAGAAGAAAGGCAAAGTTGAATACTTGAATAGGGTCTATTGGTCGAAGCCCTGAAGCTGGAAATGACAACAGGGAAAGAGGGGACTCAGAACCATCAGAATATGGATTTGGCACCTCTCCAACGACCTGACCAACCTCCCTAGTTCCTCCCTCCAACCAGACACAAgcaggggtggaccccacccgggcaggggtaGCCGGGTAGAGCGGTTAGATCACCCAAATGATTCCACGCAAATTTGCAAACACAAAACCGACCCAGGATTACACATAGCCCAGGTTCGAAATGGATTGAGGTTAGCTTGCCCTGAACCTTTTTTATAGCATCTCAGAATGCGTTATCGAATTACGCAGTTACGCCTAAGCAACATACCTGTTGACATATATTGGGCACAAAGGGAAGAGGAGAATCTTGAGATTCCCTCCTCTTATGTGTCTCTCCTATTTTGGTTAAGATTATTAGTTGTTCTCCTACTTTAGTTAGGATTGTCTAGTCCTAGTTGAAATTTAAGTTTTCTAGTTCTATTGTAATTAGGAGTTTATTTTATCTTTCAGATTGTAACTAGGATTTCTAATTAAGTTTGGAATTCCTCCCTTTGATTGTAACTTCTCGATATTAATAAAGGCATGGTGAGGGAGGCAGTCAAGCTCAATCTCTCTTGATTGCTCTCCTGtcttttccctcttcctctcttctatcttctctctcggttttggttttggtattggTTTTCTTTATTTGGTTCTGTTACATacttacatggtatcagagcagagtacctccaaacaaaacaaagtaggtaaaactaAGGTCTTAAGAAAAAACGAGGGATGGGAAATGACAAATGGAAGATCGAAAAtacaagaaagatgaaagtaagaggaaagaggcacagcacaagaagtcaggaaaatctcagctaaatggggtctgctacatggatccttgccctccagtaggttctatccgaggtcatacttgctACAAagcctagactatgcatgtccttcctcacaacttctcctatggtcattttaggcctgcccctagctcttttagctccttcaatcgggatcacaTCACtgctccttactggggcatccctaggcctctgttggacatgaccataccacctcaaacaactcccTCGGAGTTTGTCATTGATCAGTTTGTCATTGATCGAGGCATCTCCCAAATCCACTCTAATATGCATATTCCTTAGAGAGGTTTATAATACGTGTATTAGATATTTAAAATGACAAGAACAACTTCTACAGGTCACATTGATGATAGAAGAGCCTAGGTTTTGCAGTGATGTCAGATCCTTTAATATGAAGGCCTGAAAAAATGTGTTTGGTTTGTGGAATCATAGGATATGAGAGAGAAAATTGCACCACTAGAAGGGAAGGTAAAAAAATCGCGGTAGACATAAGAAAGTGGAGGGGCCTGGATTTATAGGCTCTGACAATGCCGGCAACCAAGAATTTGATCTTTGATGGATTTACAAAGCTGGAAACATATATGAGTCAGAATGTTGACAGACAAAACTTAAAAAGGATCTAAATGGAACCTCAGTAGTGCTAAGAACTCAGATGAGAACTAGGCGTTTAGGGATCCAAGATTCAAGAATGGGTTCGGTGTTCACTAGTTGATTGAATAGAACTGACTGTTATATACTTGTTCGTCAACTGATTAAGTGTACTAGTTTGCGTATGCTTTGACTTAAGGTGGTTACTTGATATTGAGGTCCCTGTCCTATATGTTGTTCATCTTTAATCTTTATTATAAGAATTAAATATTTTGGATATGTTTTTGACTTGGGGTGGCAACTTAATATTATTTCCTtgtttcaataatttttttttaatttatttttatagtgGCCATTTGCTTgtcatttatcttttttttaatatacatgcATATGGCAAGAATATGGAGGCCTCAGGGgaatttttgtgtgtgtgtgtgtaagttttattgggagaaagaagaagaaaagggataaATTGCCCCAGATAAAAAGCAAGCTAAAAAACCGTAAAGTGCAAAATAGGGCCCAGTGAAAAGGCCTCAGTCTCTAATAATAGAGAGACTGTTTGGAGCAAAAAAAACTGCATGTTTTCCTTCTAATACTTCTCATTTTCTTGCTTGATAGAACTCCTTAATAATCTCCTGAACTAATGTGAACGTTATTCGGTCTCCCACCTGGAAACACATTCTGCCTTCTGGAGTGGATGCTTGAAGCCTCCTTAAATAagttcttttaaaaaaaaaaaaaaaaaaatctatacaATACCTAGTCATCGATTAGTCAATTACTATACAAGGTAAAATAACTAGTGACCAAGTAGCTAGCTTAACCGGTTGAgacattatttttttctttatttaactAGCTTTAGTTTAGTATCACCAACAATCTTTTATTGTTTCCCCTCTCTAAATCTTTGTTATATAACTGTGCAATTAAATACACTCGACTTTAATTCAGGTTTCTTTTGTAAACATGGAATTTATTCTACTTGTTTGACCCAACCCACTTTCTGTTTAGCATAATGCTTTGAGTGTAAATATGCTTCATAACTCGAGATGCCTTTTGGTTCTTTTAGTCCATTCTGACTCTCAtattttctatttcaaataatATAATAAGTTTTGTTTCTGAATTCTGAAAACCTTAAGaagattttcttcttcattggttACAGAATTGATTGATTGGATCAAATCTGCAGAAGAAGTACTCTAGTGAACTGAAACACAgttcttaaaaggaaaaaaagaatggCGTTCAGATCAAAGGAGTTCTTTAAGAAAATAATTCGGAAGGTCGGGGAGGAGAACTTGGCACCAGGAGTGAAGGAATCACTGAAGAAATGTCTTCCAGATAGCAAGATTGTGATGGGGAGAGCCAAGAGAGGTATTTATGCTGGTCGTCACATCCAGTTTGGCAACCAGGTCAGCGAAGATGGAGGCAACAAGTTAGTTTTTGCTCTACTTTTACTTTTCCTGGTTTCAATCATATGGAGTTTGAAATATGAATGCTGAAAATTCCATTTGTTTCTTAGTCGACTTCTGTATGATATGTATTTTTTTCGAGGTTTCAAATCCCAGTTGAATTTACAATTGCTTTCCAATTGACTAGCAGGATCAGATTGATCCACAAGGATCTTTTGTCTTTCCCTTATAATATTGGTATGTTATTAACTCCTGAATTAACTCATCTGACATTCTGACTTGGGATCCTCTGTGCCACAATTTATCAAAGCTCTGTCCGTTTGCCTTTGTTGGCAGTCTATTTATGGATGGAATGTATGTTCTGTTATATATGACTAGGCATTAATTATGCTGGGTGGACATTCAATCTACATAATAATGGCAGAAGTCATCCGGGGAAAgattatatctttttttttaatatttattgaGGGGAAAGCCGGGTGGTAGGGGGATGGGAAGGAAGACGGGATTCAAATGTAGGCCTCAGTGATGACAGTGTAGGGTTTACAGATAACCTTCATAAggggatgttttttttttaatgttccaTGACTGTTTGTTTAGCAGGTCCTTTTTTGGCCCGTGGAGGGATGATGTGGCCAACCCAGATTGTAATCAGATAACAGAGAAGGGCTTATTTGCCAAAGTTGTGGAGCCATTGGGCTTAAATTGTACTTGAGTGACACGGCAAGCATGTGTAGCCCTTTTTGGCCACTGTCTGAGCTACCTCATTTATAGTTTTGATTGCCATTTAACTTTATAAGCTACACAACTGATGTAGGAATATCTTCTTCATTAATCAGCAAAGTAAGGTAGTAGTGGCAATTTTTAGATTGAGAAAGGGTGTGTCTTTGTATATAATTGgtgaaaattgatttttttgacTGGTTTCAGTAGTCAAATCTGTAATTCCAACCTATTGAAAGCCAaagtttatgtttttttttggttattttattgAGTGTTGGTTAATTGAAGTGGTTAATTATTCAGTTAAGTTTAAACAGTCATTAAACTTCTGCATTTTTTCTGATAAAGTCAGGTTCCAGTATGTAATTGTACTTAAAATTTTGCTTGTGATGTTGGTGACAGGACAAGGCGGAACTGGAAGCCAAATGTACAAGAGAAGCGACTCTTCAGTTACATACTTGATCGACACATTCGTGTCAAGGTCACCACACATGCACTCCGCTGCATTGACAAGGCAGGTGGAATTGACGAGTACCTCCTGAAGACaccctatcagaagatggacacAGAGATGGGGTTGTTCTGGAAGGCCAAAATTGAGAAGATGTATGAAGAGCTTGGGGGGATGGATGTGGTATTCTTCTCACCTGAGGATGAAGCCAAGTTTGAGCAGGGCTTCAAAGACCTGAAACTGGCTGAGAGGGCACATCGTAGGGAGGCTAGAAGGAAGAATTACACATCATCAGGTAAACAGAAGCAGATTGAGGAAGGCAAATCAGATGCTTCAGAGGATGGGACCAGGTTTGCATCAGATGAAGAAGGAACAATTGATCATACACTGGAGCAAAGGGTTGCAAATACTTGATGGTGGTCACTATCCCAATGAGTGTTTGGTGGTCAATTGTGGTTGTGTGTTACTGGCTTTTACACTTGGAGACAGTTCTTAACCTATTCAATTTTGTTTGGTGTTTCACTGTCAGGCTAAATAAAGTTCAAGAAGCCAagctttatttttctgtttctgctTTGTTGCTTGCTTGTACCTTTTAATATTTCTCTCAGGCTAAATTCAGGACAAGAAGCCAAGCTTTATTTTCTGTTCTGCTTTGTTGCCTGCTTGTACTGAGTATCTAAAACTGTTGGAAGTATGATTGATCAATTTGGTCTAATGTGGGATGGATTTATTTGACCACTTACATGTTGGATAGGTGCCAACTCGCCATGCATGAGAGTTAGAACTATAGAGCCTTCGTGAGGTAAAGCAGATAAGAGTTATTGGCAATCTTTATTTAGGGTTTTGTATACGTATTTATACAATGGTTCAAAACAACCATTAAATATCAAGATTGGGCAATCTTGAGATGGGAAGCTTAAGTAACCAtcaagggaaatagaaagaCTGTATAACCCAAAGTAAATTTATGGTTAAATAAGATTAAAGCAGCACAACCCCCTACTCCATTTGATGGTTAAAAGCAGCCATGAAATATCAGgataaggaaagagaagggtTGATAAGAAGGAATCTCATGGAGATTGAGGATTGATTCAAGATTTCTAATTAGCAACCCAACAATTATTAAGGATAATCAGTAAGGGATTGGGTGCTTGCTTGCCAAGACAACATTGATCACGAGCACTTCATATGAAACCAAGCCACATAGTAATGTCATTGTTAGCAAACAAGATGTCAAGAGAGTGTTACTAGAGCAGCGTGTCTCGATCTCTATTTGTTAAGAACCTGAATTTCAAAACATCTGAGAGTCTGAGAAAGCATTTTAGTAAAAAATATGgatggaaggaaggaaagaataGGAGTATGATCAGGAAAAAGAAGCACCTGATCGAAAATGGGAAGACGTTTtcaattggttttggttttattgAGTTTGATTCCGTAGAAACAGCAAAAAATGTGTGCAGGGATTTACAGGGAACTGTTTTGGATGGACATGCTCTTATTCTGCAACGTTGTCATGCCAAGAAGAGTGGGCAAGTGGCGAAAAAGTAGATAAGGATAGGAGTTCAACAAAATTAATTGTGATCGAACTGTTGCTTTTGAGGCTACAGAGAAAGAACTAAGGCAACTATTTAGTCCATTTGTCCAGGTACTCATTAGTTCTAACCTGTTCTTGGACCATTTTATGGATGACAAATAGATGCTAACATGTCTAACCCCATTTCTGTTAGTTGCCTTCTGGGAAGAGGTAAGTGGGCACTCGGTAACTTGAAGCTCTTAGTTGGAAAGTTAATTCATTGATGCACAACTTAGTTTGAGATCATATCTTACAAATCACCTTTTAAAGATCGAGATACAGGCACATACAGAATGAATAACCgcaggtggggggggggggggcaactAATTCTATGGAAAGTTGTGGATGATTCAGTTTCCCGTTATCTTTTTCCGTGACATAAGAACTTTTGTGGACATCTAGTTAGATCCTCTTTTTAGAAATGGATCAAGAAATTATTTGCAACCCTCCAACCAATTCCATCTAATTCAGTATTGAGAAAATATTGTCTTATGAATTGCCCAGCAAAGATCAAGAGACAAACACAATAGAACATCCAGGGGACAACTAAGAAATGCAAAAGTTGTGGATAGTTTCAGTATCCAATAAACTGGTTCCTTGGGTGTATGAACTTCTGAGGACATTTAGATCAATCTTCTTCAAATGTTTAAGGAATTATTTGAAACTTTCCTTCCAGTTCCATTTAATACTATTTTACTGCCATTAACTTAGTAATGCGACCAATGTCATATCAGGGGATGTTGAACATCACAAAAGTTGAGTTTTGTCTTCATCGCAACTTACTATAAAATTAATCCACCTGcatctttcttccatatctaCCACATTGCAAGAGAGTGATCTTTCGATGAAAGACCAAGTTCATAGACccttgggagggggggggggggggttcagtTATTCCCATGTCTCACTAAGACAATATTAGTTACAAGTATGTGTgatagttttcttttttctagtaATTCagtggcattatcattttttgttcacaaagttgattttgttttgaaactGAATGGTTTTTAGTCACACTTTAGCCAAGCAGGAAGTTTCTTGTACTTCTAAAATGCAATGTGAGGATTGAGAtcatttggtattttattttctgCCTGACAATGTACATGAGACACATTGTCCGGAAGCCAAATCCTTCCAAATAACATAAATCTCTATATGAAGAACCAAGCCTCTAGAAGCCAAATCCTTTCAAATAACATaaattta encodes:
- the LOC122640412 gene encoding 54S ribosomal protein L24, mitochondrial; the encoded protein is MAFRSKEFFKKIIRKVGEENLAPGVKESLKKCLPDSKIVMGRAKRGIYAGRHIQFGNQVSEDGGNKTRRNWKPNVQEKRLFSYILDRHIRVKVTTHALRCIDKAGGIDEYLLKTPYQKMDTEMGLFWKAKIEKMYEELGGMDVVFFSPEDEAKFEQGFKDLKLAERAHRREARRKNYTSSGKQKQIEEGKSDASEDGTRFASDEEGTIDHTLEQRVANT